One part of the Mariniflexile litorale genome encodes these proteins:
- a CDS encoding DUF6702 family protein has product MTYIKWLLMLLVLPLFAFTVIHKYYISVTQIDYLQNKQSVQVTTRIFIDDFEKLLRERYDETITLAGKNEPTTADLYIERYLKEKIKIKINNKEANLSFIGKEYDVDIVKCYLEIEGVKKIESFEISNEVLFDLYSEQQNIIKTKIHAQQKSVILIPQNKSALLKFN; this is encoded by the coding sequence ATGACTTACATAAAATGGCTATTAATGCTCTTGGTATTGCCTCTTTTTGCATTCACTGTTATTCATAAGTATTATATAAGTGTAACTCAAATAGATTATTTACAAAATAAACAATCGGTTCAAGTAACAACAAGAATATTTATTGACGATTTTGAAAAATTACTAAGAGAACGTTATGACGAAACCATAACCTTGGCAGGTAAAAATGAACCCACTACTGCCGATTTATATATAGAGCGTTACTTAAAAGAAAAAATAAAAATAAAAATAAATAATAAAGAAGCGAATCTGTCTTTTATAGGTAAAGAATATGATGTAGATATTGTTAAATGTTATTTAGAAATTGAGGGTGTTAAAAAAATTGAGTCGTTCGAAATTAGTAATGAAGTGCTATTCGATTTGTATAGCGAACAACAAAACATCATTAAAACAAAAATTCATGCACAGCAAAAAAGTGTTATTCTTATTCCTCAAAATAAGAGTGCTTTGTTAAAATTCAATTAA
- the pepE gene encoding dipeptidase PepE — translation MKNLIIASTSTIHGSGYLEYLLEELSVLFKNVNTIIFIPYARPGGISYNDYTQKAGETFAKINKTVKGIHEFDNPQEAIKNAQAIFVGGGNTFVLTNQLYKNNLIETLQTVVKNGTPYLGTSAGSNICGLTIKTTNDMPIVYPSSFNALAFVPFNINPHYLDPDFNSTHMGETRETRIKEFHYYNTPPVIGLREGSWLQVKDSSIILKGTLTARVFEYNKAPYEIKTGTELNHLK, via the coding sequence ATGAAAAATTTAATTATTGCTAGCACTTCAACCATTCATGGAAGCGGATATTTAGAATATCTTTTAGAAGAACTAAGCGTTTTATTTAAAAACGTAAACACTATTATATTTATTCCCTATGCAAGACCGGGGGGAATATCATATAATGATTACACCCAAAAAGCAGGCGAAACTTTTGCGAAAATCAACAAAACCGTAAAAGGGATTCACGAATTTGACAACCCACAAGAAGCCATAAAAAATGCTCAAGCTATTTTTGTTGGGGGTGGCAACACTTTTGTGCTAACGAACCAACTTTATAAAAATAATCTAATTGAAACGTTGCAAACTGTAGTAAAAAATGGCACACCCTATTTAGGAACCAGTGCAGGAAGTAATATTTGTGGACTCACCATAAAAACTACTAACGATATGCCCATTGTATATCCGTCAAGTTTTAATGCTTTGGCGTTTGTACCTTTCAATATCAACCCGCATTATTTAGACCCCGATTTCAATAGCACTCATATGGGAGAAACCAGAGAAACCAGAATAAAAGAGTTTCATTATTACAACACGCCTCCAGTTATTGGTTTACGTGAAGGCAGTTGGTTGCAGGTGAAAGATAGTTCTATCATTTTAAAAGGAACTCTAACGGCTCGTGTTTTTGAATATAACAAAGCTCCTTACGAAATTAAAACGGGTACAGAGCTAAACCATTTAAAATAA
- a CDS encoding GNAT family N-acetyltransferase: MFKIIEKEEIHTIIPLVEKLNDYKISVNVLKGRFNEMVTQNYECAGIYDNDTLIGVCGLWFCTRHYSGKSVEVDHVYIDDNYRGKGLGKDFFTWIYNYVILKGYESVELNTYVNNYASHKFYYNEDFKILGYHFLKKL; encoded by the coding sequence ATGTTTAAAATTATTGAAAAGGAAGAGATACATACAATAATTCCTTTGGTTGAAAAATTGAATGATTATAAGATTTCTGTAAATGTTTTAAAAGGACGTTTTAATGAAATGGTGACTCAAAATTATGAATGTGCTGGTATTTATGATAATGACACATTAATAGGTGTTTGCGGCTTATGGTTTTGTACAAGGCATTATTCGGGTAAAAGTGTAGAAGTGGACCATGTATATATTGATGATAATTATAGAGGAAAAGGTCTAGGGAAAGATTTTTTCACATGGATTTATAATTATGTTATTCTAAAAGGTTATGAATCAGTTGAATTGAATACTTACGTTAACAACTATGCATCGCACAAATTTTATTATAATGAAGACTTTAAAATTTTAGGTTATCATTTTTTAAAAAAGTTGTGA
- a CDS encoding GNAT family N-acetyltransferase — protein MNYIIKHISTRDTYLIRHPVLRSGKPIESCVFDGDDLNTTFHLGIYTENRLVGVCSFFKNKNQLLPEAFQYQLRGMAILNEYQNIGLGKLILNYGENLLKEQNIQTIWCNARENAESFYKKMDYKIIGESFNIKNIGLHYVMHKTLKYKNPDIQGF, from the coding sequence TTGAATTACATAATAAAACACATATCTACAAGAGACACTTATTTAATTAGACATCCTGTTTTGCGAAGTGGAAAACCTATAGAATCTTGTGTTTTTGATGGTGATGATTTGAATACCACTTTTCACTTAGGCATTTATACCGAAAATAGATTGGTGGGGGTTTGTTCTTTTTTTAAAAACAAGAACCAATTACTTCCCGAAGCATTTCAATACCAATTAAGAGGCATGGCTATTTTAAACGAATATCAAAATATTGGTTTAGGTAAATTGATTTTAAACTATGGAGAGAACTTATTAAAAGAACAGAACATTCAAACCATTTGGTGCAATGCCAGAGAAAATGCTGAGAGTTTTTACAAAAAAATGGATTATAAAATTATTGGAGAATCTTTCAATATAAAAAATATAGGCTTGCATTATGTTATGCACAAAACTTTAAAATACAAAAACCCTGATATACAGGGTTTTTAA
- a CDS encoding ankyrin repeat domain-containing protein, whose protein sequence is MKKTIIFSAIALCFSLGSVYAKTTNLNVENQNVATVFKVNSFCVSIVKGDLETVKKLLSLGEDVNQKSNGMTPVMYAAKYNRTEILKLLIDKGANLKAKSDKNKTAADYAKLHGATDAYAIIEEALSKK, encoded by the coding sequence ATGAAAAAAACAATCATTTTCTCTGCAATCGCATTATGTTTCTCTTTAGGAAGTGTATATGCAAAAACAACCAATCTAAACGTTGAAAATCAAAACGTAGCAACTGTTTTTAAAGTAAATTCATTTTGTGTTTCTATTGTTAAAGGCGATTTAGAAACGGTAAAAAAACTATTGTCGTTAGGTGAAGATGTGAATCAGAAATCTAATGGTATGACCCCAGTTATGTATGCTGCGAAGTACAACCGAACTGAAATTTTAAAACTTTTAATAGACAAAGGCGCTAATTTAAAAGCAAAATCTGATAAGAATAAAACAGCTGCCGATTATGCGAAATTACACGGAGCTACAGATGCTTATGCCATTATTGAAGAAGCATTATCAAAAAAATAA
- the gpmI gene encoding 2,3-bisphosphoglycerate-independent phosphoglycerate mutase — translation MNKKVILMILDGWGNSPDPKVSAIDHANIPFINSLYKKYPFATLRTDGLHVGLPEGQMGNSEVGHMNLGAGRIVYQDLVKVNLAVKNKTLNTEKVLVDAFNYAKTNNKDVHFLGLLSDGGVHSHINHLFGLIDAANDFGLKNTYIHAFTDGRDVDPKSGFGFLTALENHLENTNSKLATVTGRYYAMDRDNRWERVKLAYDGLVNSVGEKSTNVTKTVQNNYENDVTDEFIKPIIMVDKAGEPVAKIKDGDVVIFFNFRTDRGRELTEALSQTDFHEQNMHKLNLYYVTFTNYDDTYKNVNVIFNKDNLTETLGEVLEKHNKKQIRIAETEKYPHVTFFFSGGREEPFKGETRILRNSPKVATYDLKPEMSAYELRDALIPELQKGEVDFVCLNFANGDMVGHTGVMEAAIKACETVDVCVKDVVTAALENGYTTLLIADHGNCETMINPDGSPNTAHTTNPVPIILIDNDLKSIKDGVLGDVAPTILKLIGIEQPKTMTRHTLV, via the coding sequence ATGAACAAAAAAGTCATCTTAATGATACTTGATGGTTGGGGAAATTCTCCAGATCCAAAAGTTTCAGCTATCGATCATGCTAATATTCCTTTTATAAATTCTTTATATAAAAAATACCCTTTTGCAACATTAAGAACCGATGGTTTACACGTTGGTTTACCTGAAGGACAGATGGGAAACAGCGAGGTTGGTCACATGAATTTGGGCGCAGGTAGAATTGTGTATCAAGATTTGGTTAAAGTTAATTTAGCTGTTAAAAACAAAACTTTAAACACCGAAAAAGTTTTGGTTGATGCTTTTAACTATGCCAAAACAAACAATAAAGACGTTCATTTTTTAGGTTTGTTAAGTGATGGTGGTGTACACTCCCACATCAATCATCTATTTGGATTAATTGATGCTGCTAATGATTTTGGTCTTAAAAACACCTATATACATGCCTTTACAGATGGTCGTGATGTTGATCCAAAATCTGGATTTGGTTTCTTAACCGCCTTAGAAAATCATTTAGAAAACACAAATAGCAAATTAGCAACCGTGACTGGACGTTATTATGCTATGGATAGGGATAATCGTTGGGAACGTGTTAAGCTAGCTTATGATGGGCTAGTAAATAGTGTTGGAGAGAAATCGACTAACGTCACAAAAACAGTCCAAAATAATTATGAAAATGATGTTACCGATGAATTTATCAAACCTATTATTATGGTTGATAAAGCAGGTGAACCCGTTGCCAAAATTAAAGATGGTGATGTTGTTATCTTTTTTAATTTTAGAACAGATCGTGGACGTGAATTAACCGAAGCTTTATCGCAAACCGATTTTCACGAACAAAACATGCATAAATTAAATTTATATTATGTAACGTTTACAAACTACGATGACACCTATAAAAACGTAAATGTTATTTTTAATAAAGACAATTTAACTGAAACCTTAGGAGAAGTTTTAGAAAAGCACAATAAAAAACAAATTCGAATAGCAGAAACCGAAAAGTACCCACACGTGACCTTCTTTTTCTCTGGTGGACGTGAAGAACCTTTTAAAGGTGAAACCCGTATTTTACGAAACTCGCCAAAAGTAGCTACTTACGATTTAAAACCAGAAATGAGTGCTTACGAGTTACGAGATGCCTTAATACCCGAATTACAAAAAGGTGAAGTAGACTTTGTGTGTTTAAACTTTGCAAATGGCGATATGGTTGGACATACTGGTGTTATGGAAGCTGCTATTAAAGCTTGCGAAACTGTAGATGTATGTGTAAAAGACGTAGTAACTGCTGCGCTCGAAAACGGATATACTACGCTACTTATAGCAGACCACGGTAATTGTGAAACCATGATTAACCCTGATGGATCACCAAATACAGCACATACCACAAACCCTGTTCCTATAATTTTAATTGATAATGATTTAAAATCTATTAAAGATGGGGTATTAGGGGATGTCGCTCCAACTATTTTAAAATTAATAGGAATTGAACAACCAAAAACCATGACACGACACACGTTGGTATAA
- a CDS encoding BT0820 family HAD-type phosphatase, with translation MKFTEHLIIAVDFDGTIVEDAYPQIGKPMMFAFETLKKLQEKGHRLILWTYRSGIKLDEAVRFCEENGIHFYAVNKSFPEETFSNELSRKIHADLFIDDRNIGGLLGWGEIYQMLTNTTPPQIEKKKGFFNLFK, from the coding sequence ATGAAATTCACCGAACACTTAATTATTGCAGTCGATTTTGATGGTACTATTGTTGAAGATGCCTATCCTCAAATAGGAAAACCAATGATGTTTGCCTTCGAAACGTTAAAAAAACTTCAAGAAAAAGGACATCGTCTTATTTTATGGACTTACAGAAGTGGCATAAAATTAGACGAAGCAGTTCGTTTTTGCGAAGAAAACGGCATCCACTTTTATGCAGTAAACAAAAGTTTTCCTGAAGAAACCTTTAGCAATGAATTAAGTAGAAAAATTCATGCCGATTTATTTATAGATGACAGAAATATTGGTGGACTTTTAGGTTGGGGTGAGATTTACCAAATGCTTACCAATACCACGCCTCCACAAATAGAAAAAAAGAAAGGCTTTTTCAATCTCTTTAAATAA
- the map gene encoding type I methionyl aminopeptidase, whose translation MIIVKTKEEIELMRESALIVSKTLGEVAKAIKPGVTTLQLDKIAETCIRDHGAIPGFLGLYDFPNTLCMSPNTQVVHGIPNNTPLVEGDIISIDCGALKNGFYGDHAYTFAIGEIASETEKLLQVTKESLYVGIREFKANNRVGDVGYAIQKYCEDHGYGVVRELVGHGLGKKMHEDPEMPNYGKRGRGKKFIEGMVVAIEPMINMGTHRIKQHNDGWTITTLDNKPSAHFEHDVAIVDGKPELLSTFAYIYEALGITSNEEDEFRQKTLVL comes from the coding sequence ATGATTATAGTAAAAACAAAAGAAGAAATAGAATTAATGCGCGAAAGTGCCTTAATAGTATCGAAAACTTTAGGTGAAGTTGCAAAAGCCATTAAACCTGGTGTTACTACTTTACAACTTGATAAAATTGCCGAAACTTGTATTAGAGACCATGGGGCTATTCCTGGATTTTTAGGGCTATATGATTTTCCTAATACATTGTGCATGAGTCCAAACACACAAGTGGTACACGGTATTCCAAATAACACCCCTTTGGTAGAGGGTGATATTATTTCTATTGACTGTGGCGCTTTGAAAAATGGTTTTTATGGTGATCATGCCTATACATTTGCTATTGGAGAAATTGCTTCAGAAACAGAAAAACTACTTCAAGTTACTAAAGAATCTTTGTACGTGGGTATTCGTGAATTTAAAGCAAACAATCGTGTAGGTGATGTTGGCTATGCCATACAAAAATACTGTGAAGATCACGGTTATGGTGTTGTAAGGGAACTGGTTGGCCATGGTTTAGGTAAAAAAATGCACGAAGATCCTGAAATGCCAAATTATGGTAAACGTGGACGAGGGAAGAAGTTTATAGAAGGCATGGTAGTCGCCATCGAACCTATGATAAATATGGGAACACACCGCATTAAACAGCATAACGATGGTTGGACCATTACCACTTTAGACAATAAACCAAGTGCGCATTTCGAGCATGATGTTGCTATTGTTGATGGAAAACCAGAATTACTTTCAACCTTTGCCTATATATATGAAGCACTGGGAATAACCTCGAACGAAGAAGATGAATTCAGACAAAAAACTTTGGTTTTATAG
- a CDS encoding DUF3050 domain-containing protein: MKQISFIEKELEPLRVQLNNHKLYSALKSLDDIKTFMEQHVFAVWDFMSLLKALQNHLTTITLPWVPVANPSTARFINEIVLGEESDVNELSEPKSHYEMYLDAMQQIDANTKQIRHFVNYIKDGVTIRDAALKVKLHSETLIFIQFTFDIIKTNKPHLIASAFTFGREDVIPDIFFQIINQSKVRDNSYSKLTYYLNRHIELDGDEHGPLSLKMMEELCGNDDTKWQETLQIAREALSHRIALWDSIASLIDTPTKIED, translated from the coding sequence ATGAAACAAATCTCATTTATTGAAAAAGAACTTGAACCTTTAAGAGTTCAGCTTAACAATCATAAATTATATAGTGCTTTAAAATCTTTAGACGATATTAAAACTTTTATGGAACAGCATGTTTTTGCTGTTTGGGATTTTATGTCGCTTTTAAAAGCGCTTCAAAACCATTTAACGACTATAACTTTACCTTGGGTACCAGTAGCAAATCCATCAACCGCACGATTTATTAATGAAATTGTATTAGGTGAAGAAAGTGATGTGAATGAATTAAGTGAACCAAAAAGCCATTACGAAATGTATTTAGATGCCATGCAGCAAATAGATGCAAATACGAAACAAATAAGACACTTTGTTAACTACATTAAAGATGGTGTGACGATAAGAGATGCTGCTTTAAAAGTTAAATTACATTCAGAAACATTGATATTTATTCAATTTACTTTTGATATTATTAAAACGAATAAACCTCATCTTATTGCTTCGGCATTTACCTTTGGGCGAGAAGATGTTATCCCAGACATATTTTTTCAAATTATCAATCAATCAAAAGTAAGGGATAATTCCTATAGTAAATTGACCTATTATTTAAATAGGCATATTGAATTAGATGGTGATGAACATGGCCCACTTTCCTTAAAAATGATGGAAGAATTATGTGGTAATGATGACACCAAATGGCAAGAAACATTACAAATTGCGAGAGAGGCCTTATCACACCGCATAGCACTTTGGGATAGCATTGCCAGTTTAATTGATACACCTACAAAAATTGAAGACTAG